A window of Melospiza melodia melodia isolate bMelMel2 chromosome Z, bMelMel2.pri, whole genome shotgun sequence contains these coding sequences:
- the LOC134431989 gene encoding baculoviral IAP repeat-containing protein 5-like, producing MAGPELLPEVWRLYFHSVRAATFHNWPLTEGCACTPERMAAAGFVHTPSENSPDVAQCFYCFVELEGWEPDDDPLEEHKKYSAACGFLSLQKEPSNLTVLEFLELEKTRTRNALKKEVSQKMTEFEDKAKIQRCRIKNLA from the exons ATGGCGGGCCCGGAGCTGCTGCCCGAGGTGTGGCGGCTCTACTTCCACTCCGTCCGCGCCGCCACCTTCCACAACTGGCCCCTCACCGAGGGCTGCGCCTGCACGCCCGAGCGG ATGGCTGCGGCGGGCTTCGTGCACACGCCCAGCGAGAATAGCCCCGACGTGGCGCAGTGCTTCTACTGCTTCGTGGAGCTCGAGGGCTGGGAGCCCGACGATGACCCGCT GGAGGAGCACAAAAAATACTCTGCGGCCTGtggttttctttctcttcagAAAGAACCTTCTAACCTGACGGTGCTGGAGTTCCTGGAGCTGGAAAAAACGCGAACGAGAAATGCACTT AAAAAAGAGGTCTCTCAGAAGATGACCGAGTTTGAAGATAAAGCTAAGATCCAGCGCTGTAGGATAAAGAATCTGGCCTAG
- the LOC134432550 gene encoding cysteine-rich protein 2-binding protein-like, translating to MTPEARRLRRKLLVRQAKRERGLPLFDLDQAVNAALLLVDGIYGAKEGAVSRSPVGQATYRTTSQDFRILDRYPTMLPATKGYHQQTCLWEGIAPALETCMGKDVTLHISASNPAMLLYQKFGFKTEKYILDFHDKNLEQKSAEMFEMLICRSSLLAAWREEERAEVAQI from the exons ATGACCCCAGAGGCCCGCAGGCTGAGGCGCAAGCTGCTGGTGAGGCAGGCCAAGAGGGAGAGAGGGCTCCCACTCTTTGACCTGGACCAGGCTGTGAATGCTGCACTGCTCCTGGTTGATGGGATTTATGGAGCCAAAGAAGGTGCTGTCTCCAGGTCCCCAGTAGGGCAAGCAACATACAGAACTACTAGCCAGGACTTCAGGATCTTGGACAGATACCCA aCGATGCTGCCCGCCACGAAGGGATACCACCAGCAGACGTGTTTATGGGAGGGAATAGCTCCTGCTTTGGAA ACCTGCATGGGCAAGGACGTCACCCTTCACATCTCTGCAAGCAACCCTGCTATGCTACTCTACCAGAAGTTTGGATTTAAGACAGAGAAGTACATTTTGGATTTTCATGACAA AAACCTAGAGCAGAAGTCAGCGGAGATGTTTGAAATGCTGATTTGTAGAAGCAGTCTGCTTGCAGCttggagggaggaggagagggcagaggtggcccagaTCTAG